From a single Peromyscus maniculatus bairdii isolate BWxNUB_F1_BW_parent chromosome 4, HU_Pman_BW_mat_3.1, whole genome shotgun sequence genomic region:
- the LOC102903239 gene encoding LOW QUALITY PROTEIN: olfactory receptor 8K3-like (The sequence of the model RefSeq protein was modified relative to this genomic sequence to represent the inferred CDS: substituted 1 base at 1 genomic stop codon), translating to MEXQNFTVVTEFILMGISERPELQAPLFGLFLVIYMSSMVGNLGMIILTTVDSRLQTPMYFFIRHLAITDLGYSTAVGPKMLINFIVDLNIISYNLCATQLAFFLVFIISELFILSAMSYDRYVAICKPLLYTVIMSQKVCNVLVAIPYCYCTFVSLLVTIKIFTLSFCGYNVISHFYCDSLPLISLICSNTHEIEMIILVLAAFNLISSLLVVLVSYLFILIAILRMNSAEGRRKAFSTCGSHLTVVTVFYGTLIFMYVQPQSSHSFDTDKVASIFYTLIIPMLNPLIYSLRNKDVKYALQRTLRKIYSIFS from the coding sequence ATGGAATAACAAAACTTCACAGTGGTGACTGAATTCATCTTGATGGGTATCAGTGAGCGCCCTGAACTACAGGCCCCATTGTTTGGACTGTTCTTGGTCATCTACATGAGTTCAATGGTGGGAAACTTGGGCATGATCATTCTCACTACAGTGGACTCCAGGCTACAAACACCCATGTACTTTTTTATCAGACACCTGGCAATCACAGATCTGGGTTATTCTACAGCTGTGGGACCCAAGATGTTGATAAATTTTATTGTAGATCTAAATATAATCTCCTATAATCTTTGTGCTACACAACTagctttctttcttgtgtttatAATTAGTGAACTTTTTATTCTGTCAGCAAtgtcctatgaccgctatgtggccatatGTAAGCCTCTGCTCTACACTGTCATCATGTCACAAAAGGTATGTAACGTACTGGTGGCAATCCCCTACTGCTATTGCACATTTGTTTCGCTTCTAGTTACCATAAAGATTTTCACTTTGTCTTTTTGTGGCTACAATGTCATCAGTCATTTCTACTGTGACAGTCTCCCTTTGATATCTTTGATCTGCTCAAACACTCATGAAATTGAAATGATTATTCTGGTCTTGGCAGCTTTTAATTTGATTTCCTCTCTCCTAGTTGTTCTTGTGTCCTACCTTTTCATCCTCATAGCCATTCTCAGGATGAACTCTGCTGAGGGCAGACGCAAggccttctccacctgtgggtcccaTCTGACGGTGGTCACTGTCTTCTATGGGACTTTGATATTCATGTATGTGCAGCCCCAATCCAGTCACTCCTTTGACACTGACAAAGTGGCTTCGATCTTTTACACCCTGATCATCCCCATGTTGAATCCCTTGATCTACAGCTTGAGGAACAAAGATGTAAAATATGCTCTACAGAGGACATTGAGAAAGATATATAGCATATTTTCTTAA